Proteins encoded together in one Plutella xylostella chromosome 17, ilPluXylo3.1, whole genome shotgun sequence window:
- the LOC105383643 gene encoding putative inorganic phosphate cotransporter — protein MLTGWRLTVSKLFLIPQRYVLGIMGLLAVCNAYTMRVCLNLAVTQMVNNSKTDGDHFEDPLACPDDEYIGNGTVSLRPHAIFDWSESTQGLILSGFYYGYAITHIPGGYLAERYGGKWTLGIGLLSTAVFTLLTPVVVKAGGATWLFILRVLQGMGEGPTMPALMIVLARWVPPHERSRQGALVFGGAQIGNIFGSFMSGFLMAGDGDWANVFYFFGCFGILWFLAWSILCFSTPNTHPYISAEELKYLNETVTSAENRSVRDPVPWRAIVRSFPVWGLLFAAVGHDWGYYTMVTDLPKYMTDVLKFNIAATGTFTAIPYLAMWVSSFIFGWVCDVCIKRNWHTIKTGRIIHTTIAAAGPAICIILASYSGCDRFAAVAYFIASMALMGGFYSGMKVNALDLAPNYAGSLTAMINGTSTISGIITPYLIGLLTPDSTLAQWRVAFWVCFAVLVGTNIMYIIWADGKQQWWDDVAQHGYPDDWKHGPLRKNDKDYENHQNRKQIEMDVASN, from the exons ATGTTGACAGGATGGCGACTCACAGTatcaaaat TGTTCCTGATCCCGCAGCGCTATGTCCTCGGCATCATGGGCCTCCTGGCGGTGTGCAACGCGTACACCATGCGGGTGTGTCTCAACCTGGCCGTCACTCAGATGGTGAACAACTCCAAGACCGACGGAGACCACTTTGAGGACCCCCTGGCGTGTCCCGACGACGAGTACATAGGCAATGGAACTGTCAGCTTGAGGCCG CACGCAATCTTCGACTGGAGCGAGTCGACTCAAGGCCTGATATTAAGTGGCTTCTACTACGGGTACGCCATCACCCACATCCCTGGGGGCTACTTGGCCGAGCGGTACGGCGGCAAGTGGACCCTCGGGATTGGTCTGCTGAGCACAGCCGTCTTCACACTCCTGACTCCAGTCGTGGTTAAGGCTGGAGGGGCCACCTGGCTGTTCATACTGAGGGTCTTGCAGGGAATGGGGGAG GGCCCCACAATGCCAGCCTTGATGATAGTGTTGGCTCGCTGGGTGCCTCCTCATGAGCGGTCCCGCCAAGGTGCCTTGGTCTTCGGAGGCGCTCAGATCGGGAACATATTCGGGTCCTTCATGTCTGGTTTCCTCATGGCCGGCGATGGTGACTGGGCCAATGTGTTCTATTTCTTCGGCTGCTTCGGTATCCTGTGGTTCCTTGCCTGG AGCATCCTCTGCTTCAGTACGCCAAACACTCATCCGTACATTTCCGCGGAAGAGCTCAAGTATTTGAACGAGACAGTCACGAGCGCCGAGAACAGAAGCGTGCGGGACCCCGTGCCCTGGAGGGCCATCGTGCGGTCCTTCCCCGTTTGGGGACTGCTTTTTGCCGCC GTCGGCCACGATTGGGGCTACTACACAATGGTGACAGACCTCCCCAAGTACATGACTGACGTGTTGAAGTTCAACATCGCGGCCACGGGCACGTTCACGGCCATCCCTTACCTGGCCATGTGGGTTAGCTCCTTTATCTTCGGCTGGGTCTGTGACGTCTGCATCAAGAGGAACTGGCATACTATTAAGACTGGAAGGATCATTCATACTACTATTG CGGCGGCCGGGCCGGCCATCTGTATAATCCTCGCGTCGTACTCCGGATGCGACCGTTTTGCAGCCGTCGCCTACTTCATAGCCTCCATGGCTTTGATGGGCGGCTTTTACAGCGGGATGAAG GTGAACGCACTGGACCTGGCTCCTAACTACGCAGGGTCACTGACGGCCATGATCAACGGCACATCCACCATATCTGGCATCATCACGCCGTACCTCATCGGTTTACTCACCCCTGAC TCAACATTAGCGCAATGGCGAGTGGCATTTTGGGTGTGTTTCGCCGTGCTCGTGGGCACAAACATCATGTACATAATCTGGGCCGACGGCAAGCAGCAGTGGTGGGACGACGTGGCCCAACATGGCTACCCTGACGACTGGAAACATGGCCCTCTGAGAAAAAACGACAAGGACTATGAAAACCATCAAAATAGGAAGCAGATTGAAATGGATGTAGCAAGTAACTAA
- the LOC105383640 gene encoding uncharacterized protein LOC105383640, translating into MAITQFEWSEATQGLILSGFYYGYVLTHIPGGMLAEKYGGKWVLGLGLFITAVCTLVTPIVVEWGGAMALFALRVFEGLGEGPSMPGLMCMISRWGPKTERARIGSIVFGGAQIGNIAGSYLSGIIMHDGKWQDVFYFFGALGVIWFVLWIFLCYSTPNTHPFISDEEKKYLNANVDSLIHTNKQKLDPVPWKALLRSVPLWALIIAGIGHDWGYFTMVTDLPKYMTDVLKFNIKTAGILNALPYIAMWISCFFFGTICDFCVKRGWHSIPTARKIYTTIAATGPGICIIMASYSGCDTTLATVWFIAAMTLMGAYYSGMKINALDITPNYAGTTTAMVNGIAAISGIITPYLVGILTPESTLKQWRVAFWVCLAVLVVTNVIYIIWAQGEQLWWDDVKTHGYPAGWKHGPLTMREVDAEDTKKEVEEQKDKLLFVSNMVLRGWRLVLNRVIFIPQRYVLGIMGLFALANSFTMRVCLSMTITQMVTKTAPSEHIIGEVCPDYDQETNVTEDTTPYNSSSVFVVRERYDWDEATQGLLLSAFYYGYVITHLPGGILAEKFGGKWTLGLGLLVTSVATALTPLAVYLGGAVGLFIIRVIEGLGEGTVTPAFVLLLARWVPASERSRFGAMIFGGAQVGNIFGPYLSGLIMADGGDWHNVFYFFGGLGVIWFLFWTVLCYSTPNIHPFISDEEKKFLNDSISASGLHKKLNPVPFKALLRSKALWALMLAAVGHDWGYFTMITDLPKYFSDVLKFNIKETGLMSALPYVAMYICSFTFASICDYCIHKKWHTIGTGRKIYTTISATIPALFMMLASYSGCDRIAAVAYFIVSMAFMGGFYSSVKINPMDIAPNYAGTCSAFSNGLAAVSGIITPYLVGLLTPDQSIHQWRIAFWLIFGVLIGTNLIYVIWGSGEPEWWDDVDKYGYPPDWKHGPLKKRREDFEKKVVYPKHDHSPITAD; encoded by the exons ACCCAGTTTGAATGGAGCGAAGCCACCCAGGGTCTCATCCTGTCCGGGTTCTACTACGGCTACGTGCTAACCCACATCCCTGGGGGCATGCTGGCGGAGAAGTATGGGGGCAAGTGGGTGCTCGGGCTGGGTCTCTTCATCACCGCTGTATGCACGCTGGTGACCCCCATAGTCGTGGAGTGGGGCGGGGCGATGGCGCTCTTCGCTTTACGAGTGTTTGAAGGTCTTGGGGAG GGTCCATCGATGCCTGGCCTGATGTGTATGATATCGCGATGGGGCCCGAAAACAGAGCGAGCAAGGATCGGTTCCATAGTCTTTGGTGGAGCACAAATAGGAAACATTGCCGGTTCATACTTATCTGGCATTATTATGCATGATGGAAAATGGCAAGACGTCTTCTACTTCTTTGGCGCTTTGGGTGTGATCTGGTTCGTCCTCTGG ATCTTCCTGTGCTACAGTACTCCAAACACCCATCCTTTCATTTCCGATGAAGAGAAGAAGTACCTGAACGCGAATGTGGACTCCCTGATCCACACCAACAAGCAGAAGCTGGACCCCGTGCCGTGGAAGGCACTGCTGCGGTCGGTGCCCCTGTGGGCCCTCATCATTGCTGGT ATTGGCCACGACTGGGGCTACTTCACCATGGTGACCGACTTACCGAAATACATGACAGATGTGCTTAAATTCAACATCAAGACCGCTGGCATCCTCAACGCTCTCCCCTACATCGCCATGTGGATATCCTGCTTCTTCTTCGGAACTATTTGTGACTTCTGCGTCAAACGCGGCTGGCACAGCATTCCTACTGCAAGGAAAATTTACACTACTATTG CGGCAACCGGCCCTGGCATATGCATCATCATGGCGTCCTACTCCGGCTGCGACACCACGCTCGCCACCGTCTGGTTCATCGCGGCCATGACCCTCATGGGGGCCTACTACAGCGGCATGAAGATCAACGCTCTTGACATCACCCCCAACTACGCCGGCACCACCACCGCCATGGTCAACGGAATCGCCGCCATATCTGGCATTATTACGCCGTATCTGGTCGGGATTTTAACGCCTGAA TCAACGTTGAAACAATGGCGTGTAGCCTTCTGGGTGTGCCTAGCAGTTTTAGTAGTGACCAACGTCATCTACATCATCTGGGCGCAGGGCGAGCAGCTCTGGTGGGACGACGTCAAGACGCACGGCTACCCCGCCGGCTGGAAGCATGGACCTCTCACAATGAGGGAAGTCGACGCAGAAGACACGAAGAAAGAGGTGGAGGAACAGAAAGACAAAC ttttgtttgtcTCGAATATGGTATTGAGAGGATGGCGTTTGGTGTTAAATCGAG tgaTATTTATACCCCAGCGCTATGTGCTGGGTATTATGGGTCTATTTGCTTTGGCAAACTCATTTACTATGAGAGTGTGTCTCAGCATGACCATCACTCAGATGGTGACCAAAACAGCTCCATCTGAACACATAATTGGCGAAGTGTGTCCCGACTATGACCAGGAGACGAATGTAACAGAAGATACAACGCCTTATAACAGCAGTtcagtttttgtg GTACGAGAACGCTACGACTGGGACGAGGCGACGCAGGGCTTGCTGCTCAGTGCCTTCTACTACGGCTACGTCATCACGCACCTGCCCGGGGGTATACTGGCTGAGAAGTTCGGGGGCAAGTGGACTTTAGGGCTAGGGCTTCTCGTGACGTCCGTAGCCACAGCTCTGACGCCGCTGGCGGTGTACCTCGGTGGTGCTGTCGGGCTCTTCATCATTAGAGTTATTGAAGGGCTTGGGGAG GGAACAGTAACACCGGCCTTCGTACTGTTGCTAGCGCGATGGGTTCCCGCTTCCGAAAGATCTCGCTTTGGAGCCATGATATTCGGAGGCGCCCAAGTGGGTAATATCTTCGGACCCTACCTGTCTGGCCTCATCATGGCTGATGGAGGGGATTGGCACAATGTCTTCTACTTTTTTGGTGGCTTAGGCGTCATCTGGTTCTTGTTTTGG ACAGTGTTATGCTACAGTACGCCTAATATCCACCCGTTCATATCTGATGAGGAGAAGAAGTTTCTGAACGACTCCATATCCGCTTCCGGTCTGCACAAGAAACTGAACCCAGTGCCGTTCAAGGCATTGTTGAGATCAAAAGCTCTTTGGGCTCTTATGCTAGCAGCA GTAGGACACGACTGGGGATACTTCACAATGATAACCGATTTGCCGAAATACTTCTCAGATGTTCTAAAATTTAACATCAAGGAAACAGGATTGATGTCAGCATTGCCATACGTCGCCATGTACATTTGCAGTTTTACATTCGCATCAATTTGCGACTATTGTATCCACAAGAAATGGCACACCATCGGCACAGGAAGGAAGATATACACTACTATTT CTGCAACCATACCAGCTTTATTCATGATGCTGGCGTCCTATTCTGGTTGCGACCGCATCGCGGCGGTGGCCTACTTCATAGTGTCGATGGCATTCATGGGTGGATTCTACAG TAGTGTGAAGATAAACCCGATGGATATAGCGCCGAACTATGCTGGGACGTGCTCCGCGTTCTCGAACGGCCTCGCCGCGGTGTCCGGAATCATCACCCCGTATTTGGTCGGCCTTTTGACGCCCGAT CAAAGCATACATCAATGGCGGATCGCGTTCTGGCTGATATTCGGTGTTCTCATTGGGACCAACCTCATCTACGTGATCTGGGGCTCCGGTGAGCCCGAGTGGTGGGACGACGTGGACAAATACGGCTACCCACCGGACTGGAAGCACGGACCCTTGAAGAAACGGAGGGAAGACTTCGAAAAAAAAGTCGTCTATCCAAAGCATGACCATTCGCCTATTACTGCTGACTGA